In a single window of the Pontibacter russatus genome:
- a CDS encoding PASTA domain-containing protein, translating to MFKAKSFAGVLLHLCLMGIIVAALIIGFFYIYLPSTTNHGESISVPRIEGMQLTDAEALLEAQHLRYFINDSSYNPDLKPYTILTQDPAPDAQVKENRKIYISVNMKEPPMIKMPKLIDGSVKHAELILKSYDLKKGKVTMVPDLQQNAVLKQFVNGREVKPGELIPKGSVVDLHVGDGLGNTEFEVPDVVGMPVDEASVLLVGQGLQIGNIIYVQGSEEQDGTVLKQRPFAEVGAMIRVGEFVDLWVAGEEPVLDIE from the coding sequence ATGTTTAAAGCGAAATCATTTGCGGGAGTACTCCTGCACCTGTGTCTGATGGGTATTATTGTGGCCGCCCTGATCATCGGCTTCTTTTATATATACCTGCCTTCCACCACTAACCACGGCGAGAGCATCTCTGTGCCGCGGATAGAGGGCATGCAGCTGACCGATGCCGAGGCGCTGCTGGAAGCGCAGCACCTGCGGTACTTTATCAACGACTCCAGCTATAACCCCGACCTGAAGCCATACACCATCCTGACGCAGGACCCCGCGCCGGACGCCCAGGTGAAGGAGAACCGCAAGATTTACATCAGCGTGAACATGAAGGAGCCGCCGATGATCAAAATGCCGAAGCTGATAGACGGATCGGTGAAGCACGCCGAGCTTATCCTCAAAAGCTACGACCTGAAGAAGGGCAAAGTGACGATGGTGCCCGATTTGCAGCAGAACGCCGTGCTGAAGCAGTTTGTGAACGGAAGGGAAGTGAAGCCCGGCGAACTGATACCCAAGGGCTCGGTGGTGGATCTGCACGTGGGCGACGGCCTGGGCAACACCGAGTTTGAAGTGCCCGATGTGGTGGGCATGCCCGTGGACGAGGCCTCGGTGCTGCTGGTGGGGCAGGGGCTCCAGATTGGCAACATCATCTATGTGCAGGGCAGTGAAGAACAGGACGGCACTGTGCTGAAACAACGCCCGTTCGCCGAGGTGGGCGCCATGATCCGGGTGGGCGAGTTCGTGGATCTGTGGGTGGCAGGCGAGGAGCCGGTGCTTGATATTGAGTAA